A single window of Girardinichthys multiradiatus isolate DD_20200921_A chromosome 15, DD_fGirMul_XY1, whole genome shotgun sequence DNA harbors:
- the LOC124882574 gene encoding interleukin-31 receptor subunit alpha-like isoform X4, translated as MNSSQTINYTILHDSLNEICKSQVPKCASKDWNTVNSIFSHISNSTIIVRAKTAVWEVYSDPYTFNSLHIVKISPPTWTVITPSSDHLYVEWNPHCIQNNCHCQVKYYKTSSSNDKATKYLSRRPSHFSATTEDLESCIKYNISVRCAFNEALWSNWSQEITVLTKLNKRHIRLRLWRNVAKQGKNGKRNIHLMWKGIPSTCEEVLNYTIKQIPYGDNTTTGNYTYTSCGSSSCDVDVGQNTQKLYLIVSINDALLAEDSVYVPAVAQTGLPQVFSIQTTTHEGVIQVSWNASEKTISSYIIDWTHDGNQYYWKETTSTNATLFGLLHRKPYNITVTPLFNDSTGHGSQANQICSSIAVPESVSVRDVEVNDRSAFMKWETKSQDTCSGVITYVIYYETQGRPQFNVTVNGNEDGVWLKDLKPNIQYSVIVEARGYNGTSMSKKTFFTTNKFDSKLIQTLSVCGGFLVILVLSLGLTCAIQWKKFNEKPVPNPRLSSVAKWLSQSHQKMEGFFQPITDQTENQVITDETQREQGAPLNPVCNGDKARNKKLMVCDPSISPSPESEPDERFSESQVLSSPEGSMVFSSSQSSPYRSQDSVEPLLPRVEETSKSDLESKKQEKTTQKSVYVSLNMFEQSDVR; from the exons ATGAATTCTTCACAAACAATAAACTACACCATACTTCa TGATTCCTTGAATGAAATCTGCAAATCACAAGTACCGAAATGCGCATCCAAAGATTGGAATACAGTTAATAGCATATTCTCACATATATCAAACAGCACAATTATTGTCAGAGCAAAAACCGCTGTTTGGGAGGTGTACTCTGACCCCTATACGTTTAATTCCCTCCACATAG TGAAAATTAGTCCTCCGACATGGACAGTGATAACTCCTTCCTCAGATCATCTGTATGTTGAGTGGAATCCACATTGTATCCAGAACAACTGCCATTGTCAAGTCAAATACTACAAG ACTTCATCGTCTAATGACAAAGCCACAAAG TATTTGAGCAGACGTCCATCACATTTCAGCGCCACCACTGAGGATTTGGAATCCTGCATTAAATACAACATTTCAGTCCGATGTGCCTTTAACGAAGCCCTTTGGAGCAACTGGAGCCAAGAGATAACTGTTCTCACTAAACTCAACA AGCGCCACATCAGGCTGCGACTTTGGAGAAATGTGGCTAAACAGGGAAAAAACGGAAAAAGAAACATTCATCTTATGTGGAAG GGGATTCCTTCAACATGTGAAGAGGTGTTGAACTACACAATCAAACAGATTCCCTATGGAGACAACACAACCACTGGAAATTACACCTATACTTCATGTGGCAGCTCATCTTGTGATGTCGATGTAGGccaaaatacacagaaattaTATTTGATAGTTTCCATTAATGATGCATTGCTTGCAGAGGACTCGGTTTATGTTCCAGCTGTGGCACAGA CAGGTCTTCCTCAAGTTTTCAGCATCCAAACAACAACACATGAAGGGGTTATTCAGGTCAGCTGGAATGCATCTGAAAAAACCATCAGCAGTTATATAATTGACTGGACCCATGATGGAAATCAGTACTATTGGAAGGAGACCACATCCACTAATGCAACTCTGTTTG GCCTGTTGCATAGAAAGCCATACAATATCACTGTAACGCCTCTCTTCAATGACAGCACAGGCCATGGCTCTCAAGCCAATCAGATCTGCTCCAGTATAGCAG TTCCAGAGTCCGTCTCTGTTAGAGATGTGGAGGTCAACGATAGAAGTGCCTTCATGAAGTGGGAGACAAAGTCACAGGACACATGCAGTGGTGTCATTACCTATGTCATCTATTATGAAACACAGGGACGACCTCAGTTCA ATGTTACTGTGAATGGTAACGAAGATGGAGTCTGGTTGAAGGACCTGAAACCGAACATCCAATATAGTGTCATTGTTGAGGCCAGAGGCTATAATGGGACTTCAATGAgcaaaaaaacgtttttcacaACAAATAAATTTG ATTCCAAGCTTATTCAAACTTTAAGTGTCTGCGGAGGATTTCTTGTTATTCTTGTACTGTCTCTTGGGTTAACCTGTGCCATTCA GTGGAAGAAATTTAACGAGAAGCCTGTGCCGAATCCTCGCCTCAGTTCTGTGGCAAAGTGGCTTTCACAGAGTCATCAAAAG ATGGAGGGGTTCTTCCAGCCAATCACAGATCAAACTGAAAACCAAGTCATCACAGATGAAACTCAGAGAGAGCAAGGGGCGCCACTCAATCCAGTCTGCAATGGTGACAAAGCCCGCAATAAAAAACTGATGGTCTGTGACCCATCAATTAGTCCTTCACCAGAAAGTGAACCAGATGAGAGGTTCTCAGAGTCACAGGTCCTATCTTCTCCTGAAGGATCGATGGTGTTTTCTTCCTCACAGAGCAGCCCATATCGTAGTCAGGACTCTGTGGAGCCTCTATTGCCAAGAGTGGAAGAAACATCCAAGAGTGACTTGGagagcaaaaaacaagaaaagacaaCACAAAAGAGTGTATATGTCAGCTTGAACATGTTTGAACAAAGTGATGTTAGGTGA
- the LOC124882574 gene encoding interleukin-31 receptor subunit alpha-like isoform X1, whose protein sequence is MYISLVSVMMIATLSVCKGHHEKNCNVFPKDLHIEVGSSVELVCQTSCSNGKFFWTLNNKNISESLSKTINSTHIALSLRNFTQSSATVECRSSYTDQILGGIIIKTFSKPENIACVLHVNDGWPHDFTCTWNHHMNSSQTINYTILHDSLNEICKSQVPKCASKDWNTVNSIFSHISNSTIIVRAKTAVWEVYSDPYTFNSLHIVKISPPTWTVITPSSDHLYVEWNPHCIQNNCHCQVKYYKTSSSNDKATKYLSRRPSHFSATTEDLESCIKYNISVRCAFNEALWSNWSQEITVLTKLNKRHIRLRLWRNVAKQGKNGKRNIHLMWKGIPSTCEEVLNYTIKQIPYGDNTTTGNYTYTSCGSSSCDVDVGQNTQKLYLIVSINDALLAEDSVYVPAVAQTGLPQVFSIQTTTHEGVIQVSWNASEKTISSYIIDWTHDGNQYYWKETTSTNATLFGLLHRKPYNITVTPLFNDSTGHGSQANQICSSIAVPESVSVRDVEVNDRSAFMKWETKSQDTCSGVITYVIYYETQGRPQFNVTVNGNEDGVWLKDLKPNIQYSVIVEARGYNGTSMSKKTFFTTNKFDSKLIQTLSVCGGFLVILVLSLGLTCAIQWKKFNEKPVPNPRLSSVAKWLSQSHQKMEGFFQPITDQTENQVITDETQREQGAPLNPVCNGDKARNKKLMVCDPSISPSPESEPDERFSESQVLSSPEGSMVFSSSQSSPYRSQDSVEPLLPRVEETSKSDLESKKQEKTTQKSVYVSLNMFEQSDVR, encoded by the exons ATGTATATCTCTCTGGTTTCAGTTATGATGATTGCTACTCTCTCTGTTTGCAAAG GCCATCATGAGAAAAACTGCAATGTTTTCCCTAAAGATCTGCACATAGAAGTGGGTTCCAGTGTTGAGTTAGTGTGTCAAACGTCATGTTCAAATGGTAAATTCTTCTGGACactgaacaataaaaacatcagtGAAAGCCTGTCAAAAACTATAAACTCAACACATATTGCTTTGTCACTGAGAAACTTCACTCAATCAAGTGCAACTGTGGAGTGTCGTAGTTCTTATACGGACCAGATCTTAGGCGGCATCATCATAAAGACATTTT caaAGCCTGAAAATATAGCATGTGTCTTGCATGTAAATGATGGTTGGCCACACGACTTCACATGTACATGGAACCATCATATGAATTCTTCACAAACAATAAACTACACCATACTTCa TGATTCCTTGAATGAAATCTGCAAATCACAAGTACCGAAATGCGCATCCAAAGATTGGAATACAGTTAATAGCATATTCTCACATATATCAAACAGCACAATTATTGTCAGAGCAAAAACCGCTGTTTGGGAGGTGTACTCTGACCCCTATACGTTTAATTCCCTCCACATAG TGAAAATTAGTCCTCCGACATGGACAGTGATAACTCCTTCCTCAGATCATCTGTATGTTGAGTGGAATCCACATTGTATCCAGAACAACTGCCATTGTCAAGTCAAATACTACAAG ACTTCATCGTCTAATGACAAAGCCACAAAG TATTTGAGCAGACGTCCATCACATTTCAGCGCCACCACTGAGGATTTGGAATCCTGCATTAAATACAACATTTCAGTCCGATGTGCCTTTAACGAAGCCCTTTGGAGCAACTGGAGCCAAGAGATAACTGTTCTCACTAAACTCAACA AGCGCCACATCAGGCTGCGACTTTGGAGAAATGTGGCTAAACAGGGAAAAAACGGAAAAAGAAACATTCATCTTATGTGGAAG GGGATTCCTTCAACATGTGAAGAGGTGTTGAACTACACAATCAAACAGATTCCCTATGGAGACAACACAACCACTGGAAATTACACCTATACTTCATGTGGCAGCTCATCTTGTGATGTCGATGTAGGccaaaatacacagaaattaTATTTGATAGTTTCCATTAATGATGCATTGCTTGCAGAGGACTCGGTTTATGTTCCAGCTGTGGCACAGA CAGGTCTTCCTCAAGTTTTCAGCATCCAAACAACAACACATGAAGGGGTTATTCAGGTCAGCTGGAATGCATCTGAAAAAACCATCAGCAGTTATATAATTGACTGGACCCATGATGGAAATCAGTACTATTGGAAGGAGACCACATCCACTAATGCAACTCTGTTTG GCCTGTTGCATAGAAAGCCATACAATATCACTGTAACGCCTCTCTTCAATGACAGCACAGGCCATGGCTCTCAAGCCAATCAGATCTGCTCCAGTATAGCAG TTCCAGAGTCCGTCTCTGTTAGAGATGTGGAGGTCAACGATAGAAGTGCCTTCATGAAGTGGGAGACAAAGTCACAGGACACATGCAGTGGTGTCATTACCTATGTCATCTATTATGAAACACAGGGACGACCTCAGTTCA ATGTTACTGTGAATGGTAACGAAGATGGAGTCTGGTTGAAGGACCTGAAACCGAACATCCAATATAGTGTCATTGTTGAGGCCAGAGGCTATAATGGGACTTCAATGAgcaaaaaaacgtttttcacaACAAATAAATTTG ATTCCAAGCTTATTCAAACTTTAAGTGTCTGCGGAGGATTTCTTGTTATTCTTGTACTGTCTCTTGGGTTAACCTGTGCCATTCA GTGGAAGAAATTTAACGAGAAGCCTGTGCCGAATCCTCGCCTCAGTTCTGTGGCAAAGTGGCTTTCACAGAGTCATCAAAAG ATGGAGGGGTTCTTCCAGCCAATCACAGATCAAACTGAAAACCAAGTCATCACAGATGAAACTCAGAGAGAGCAAGGGGCGCCACTCAATCCAGTCTGCAATGGTGACAAAGCCCGCAATAAAAAACTGATGGTCTGTGACCCATCAATTAGTCCTTCACCAGAAAGTGAACCAGATGAGAGGTTCTCAGAGTCACAGGTCCTATCTTCTCCTGAAGGATCGATGGTGTTTTCTTCCTCACAGAGCAGCCCATATCGTAGTCAGGACTCTGTGGAGCCTCTATTGCCAAGAGTGGAAGAAACATCCAAGAGTGACTTGGagagcaaaaaacaagaaaagacaaCACAAAAGAGTGTATATGTCAGCTTGAACATGTTTGAACAAAGTGATGTTAGGTGA
- the LOC124882574 gene encoding interleukin-31 receptor subunit alpha-like isoform X2 gives MYISLVSVMMIATLSVCKGHHEKNCNVFPKDLHIEVGSSVELVCQTSCSNGKFFWTLNNKNISESLSKTINSTHIALSLRNFTQSSATVECRSSYTDQILGGIIIKTFSKPENIACVLHVNDGWPHDFTCTWNHHMNSSQTINYTILHDSLNEICKSQVPKCASKDWNTVNSIFSHISNSTIIVRAKTAVWEVYSDPYTFNSLHIVKISPPTWTVITPSSDHLYVEWNPHCIQNNCHCQVKYYKTSSSNDKATKYLSRRPSHFSATTEDLESCIKYNISVRCAFNEALWSNWSQEITVLTKLNKRHIRLRLWRNVAKQGKNGKRNIHLMWKGIPSTCEEVLNYTIKQIPYGDNTTTGNYTYTSCGSSSCDVDVGQNTQKLYLIVSINDALLAEDSVYVPAVAQSLPQVFSIQTTTHEGVIQVSWNASEKTISSYIIDWTHDGNQYYWKETTSTNATLFGLLHRKPYNITVTPLFNDSTGHGSQANQICSSIAVPESVSVRDVEVNDRSAFMKWETKSQDTCSGVITYVIYYETQGRPQFNVTVNGNEDGVWLKDLKPNIQYSVIVEARGYNGTSMSKKTFFTTNKFDSKLIQTLSVCGGFLVILVLSLGLTCAIQWKKFNEKPVPNPRLSSVAKWLSQSHQKMEGFFQPITDQTENQVITDETQREQGAPLNPVCNGDKARNKKLMVCDPSISPSPESEPDERFSESQVLSSPEGSMVFSSSQSSPYRSQDSVEPLLPRVEETSKSDLESKKQEKTTQKSVYVSLNMFEQSDVR, from the exons ATGTATATCTCTCTGGTTTCAGTTATGATGATTGCTACTCTCTCTGTTTGCAAAG GCCATCATGAGAAAAACTGCAATGTTTTCCCTAAAGATCTGCACATAGAAGTGGGTTCCAGTGTTGAGTTAGTGTGTCAAACGTCATGTTCAAATGGTAAATTCTTCTGGACactgaacaataaaaacatcagtGAAAGCCTGTCAAAAACTATAAACTCAACACATATTGCTTTGTCACTGAGAAACTTCACTCAATCAAGTGCAACTGTGGAGTGTCGTAGTTCTTATACGGACCAGATCTTAGGCGGCATCATCATAAAGACATTTT caaAGCCTGAAAATATAGCATGTGTCTTGCATGTAAATGATGGTTGGCCACACGACTTCACATGTACATGGAACCATCATATGAATTCTTCACAAACAATAAACTACACCATACTTCa TGATTCCTTGAATGAAATCTGCAAATCACAAGTACCGAAATGCGCATCCAAAGATTGGAATACAGTTAATAGCATATTCTCACATATATCAAACAGCACAATTATTGTCAGAGCAAAAACCGCTGTTTGGGAGGTGTACTCTGACCCCTATACGTTTAATTCCCTCCACATAG TGAAAATTAGTCCTCCGACATGGACAGTGATAACTCCTTCCTCAGATCATCTGTATGTTGAGTGGAATCCACATTGTATCCAGAACAACTGCCATTGTCAAGTCAAATACTACAAG ACTTCATCGTCTAATGACAAAGCCACAAAG TATTTGAGCAGACGTCCATCACATTTCAGCGCCACCACTGAGGATTTGGAATCCTGCATTAAATACAACATTTCAGTCCGATGTGCCTTTAACGAAGCCCTTTGGAGCAACTGGAGCCAAGAGATAACTGTTCTCACTAAACTCAACA AGCGCCACATCAGGCTGCGACTTTGGAGAAATGTGGCTAAACAGGGAAAAAACGGAAAAAGAAACATTCATCTTATGTGGAAG GGGATTCCTTCAACATGTGAAGAGGTGTTGAACTACACAATCAAACAGATTCCCTATGGAGACAACACAACCACTGGAAATTACACCTATACTTCATGTGGCAGCTCATCTTGTGATGTCGATGTAGGccaaaatacacagaaattaTATTTGATAGTTTCCATTAATGATGCATTGCTTGCAGAGGACTCGGTTTATGTTCCAGCTGTGGCACAGA GTCTTCCTCAAGTTTTCAGCATCCAAACAACAACACATGAAGGGGTTATTCAGGTCAGCTGGAATGCATCTGAAAAAACCATCAGCAGTTATATAATTGACTGGACCCATGATGGAAATCAGTACTATTGGAAGGAGACCACATCCACTAATGCAACTCTGTTTG GCCTGTTGCATAGAAAGCCATACAATATCACTGTAACGCCTCTCTTCAATGACAGCACAGGCCATGGCTCTCAAGCCAATCAGATCTGCTCCAGTATAGCAG TTCCAGAGTCCGTCTCTGTTAGAGATGTGGAGGTCAACGATAGAAGTGCCTTCATGAAGTGGGAGACAAAGTCACAGGACACATGCAGTGGTGTCATTACCTATGTCATCTATTATGAAACACAGGGACGACCTCAGTTCA ATGTTACTGTGAATGGTAACGAAGATGGAGTCTGGTTGAAGGACCTGAAACCGAACATCCAATATAGTGTCATTGTTGAGGCCAGAGGCTATAATGGGACTTCAATGAgcaaaaaaacgtttttcacaACAAATAAATTTG ATTCCAAGCTTATTCAAACTTTAAGTGTCTGCGGAGGATTTCTTGTTATTCTTGTACTGTCTCTTGGGTTAACCTGTGCCATTCA GTGGAAGAAATTTAACGAGAAGCCTGTGCCGAATCCTCGCCTCAGTTCTGTGGCAAAGTGGCTTTCACAGAGTCATCAAAAG ATGGAGGGGTTCTTCCAGCCAATCACAGATCAAACTGAAAACCAAGTCATCACAGATGAAACTCAGAGAGAGCAAGGGGCGCCACTCAATCCAGTCTGCAATGGTGACAAAGCCCGCAATAAAAAACTGATGGTCTGTGACCCATCAATTAGTCCTTCACCAGAAAGTGAACCAGATGAGAGGTTCTCAGAGTCACAGGTCCTATCTTCTCCTGAAGGATCGATGGTGTTTTCTTCCTCACAGAGCAGCCCATATCGTAGTCAGGACTCTGTGGAGCCTCTATTGCCAAGAGTGGAAGAAACATCCAAGAGTGACTTGGagagcaaaaaacaagaaaagacaaCACAAAAGAGTGTATATGTCAGCTTGAACATGTTTGAACAAAGTGATGTTAGGTGA
- the LOC124882574 gene encoding interleukin-31 receptor subunit alpha-like isoform X3, translating to MYISLVSVMMIATLSVCKAKPENIACVLHVNDGWPHDFTCTWNHHMNSSQTINYTILHDSLNEICKSQVPKCASKDWNTVNSIFSHISNSTIIVRAKTAVWEVYSDPYTFNSLHIVKISPPTWTVITPSSDHLYVEWNPHCIQNNCHCQVKYYKTSSSNDKATKYLSRRPSHFSATTEDLESCIKYNISVRCAFNEALWSNWSQEITVLTKLNKRHIRLRLWRNVAKQGKNGKRNIHLMWKGIPSTCEEVLNYTIKQIPYGDNTTTGNYTYTSCGSSSCDVDVGQNTQKLYLIVSINDALLAEDSVYVPAVAQTGLPQVFSIQTTTHEGVIQVSWNASEKTISSYIIDWTHDGNQYYWKETTSTNATLFGLLHRKPYNITVTPLFNDSTGHGSQANQICSSIAVPESVSVRDVEVNDRSAFMKWETKSQDTCSGVITYVIYYETQGRPQFNVTVNGNEDGVWLKDLKPNIQYSVIVEARGYNGTSMSKKTFFTTNKFDSKLIQTLSVCGGFLVILVLSLGLTCAIQWKKFNEKPVPNPRLSSVAKWLSQSHQKMEGFFQPITDQTENQVITDETQREQGAPLNPVCNGDKARNKKLMVCDPSISPSPESEPDERFSESQVLSSPEGSMVFSSSQSSPYRSQDSVEPLLPRVEETSKSDLESKKQEKTTQKSVYVSLNMFEQSDVR from the exons ATGTATATCTCTCTGGTTTCAGTTATGATGATTGCTACTCTCTCTGTTTGCAAAG caaAGCCTGAAAATATAGCATGTGTCTTGCATGTAAATGATGGTTGGCCACACGACTTCACATGTACATGGAACCATCATATGAATTCTTCACAAACAATAAACTACACCATACTTCa TGATTCCTTGAATGAAATCTGCAAATCACAAGTACCGAAATGCGCATCCAAAGATTGGAATACAGTTAATAGCATATTCTCACATATATCAAACAGCACAATTATTGTCAGAGCAAAAACCGCTGTTTGGGAGGTGTACTCTGACCCCTATACGTTTAATTCCCTCCACATAG TGAAAATTAGTCCTCCGACATGGACAGTGATAACTCCTTCCTCAGATCATCTGTATGTTGAGTGGAATCCACATTGTATCCAGAACAACTGCCATTGTCAAGTCAAATACTACAAG ACTTCATCGTCTAATGACAAAGCCACAAAG TATTTGAGCAGACGTCCATCACATTTCAGCGCCACCACTGAGGATTTGGAATCCTGCATTAAATACAACATTTCAGTCCGATGTGCCTTTAACGAAGCCCTTTGGAGCAACTGGAGCCAAGAGATAACTGTTCTCACTAAACTCAACA AGCGCCACATCAGGCTGCGACTTTGGAGAAATGTGGCTAAACAGGGAAAAAACGGAAAAAGAAACATTCATCTTATGTGGAAG GGGATTCCTTCAACATGTGAAGAGGTGTTGAACTACACAATCAAACAGATTCCCTATGGAGACAACACAACCACTGGAAATTACACCTATACTTCATGTGGCAGCTCATCTTGTGATGTCGATGTAGGccaaaatacacagaaattaTATTTGATAGTTTCCATTAATGATGCATTGCTTGCAGAGGACTCGGTTTATGTTCCAGCTGTGGCACAGA CAGGTCTTCCTCAAGTTTTCAGCATCCAAACAACAACACATGAAGGGGTTATTCAGGTCAGCTGGAATGCATCTGAAAAAACCATCAGCAGTTATATAATTGACTGGACCCATGATGGAAATCAGTACTATTGGAAGGAGACCACATCCACTAATGCAACTCTGTTTG GCCTGTTGCATAGAAAGCCATACAATATCACTGTAACGCCTCTCTTCAATGACAGCACAGGCCATGGCTCTCAAGCCAATCAGATCTGCTCCAGTATAGCAG TTCCAGAGTCCGTCTCTGTTAGAGATGTGGAGGTCAACGATAGAAGTGCCTTCATGAAGTGGGAGACAAAGTCACAGGACACATGCAGTGGTGTCATTACCTATGTCATCTATTATGAAACACAGGGACGACCTCAGTTCA ATGTTACTGTGAATGGTAACGAAGATGGAGTCTGGTTGAAGGACCTGAAACCGAACATCCAATATAGTGTCATTGTTGAGGCCAGAGGCTATAATGGGACTTCAATGAgcaaaaaaacgtttttcacaACAAATAAATTTG ATTCCAAGCTTATTCAAACTTTAAGTGTCTGCGGAGGATTTCTTGTTATTCTTGTACTGTCTCTTGGGTTAACCTGTGCCATTCA GTGGAAGAAATTTAACGAGAAGCCTGTGCCGAATCCTCGCCTCAGTTCTGTGGCAAAGTGGCTTTCACAGAGTCATCAAAAG ATGGAGGGGTTCTTCCAGCCAATCACAGATCAAACTGAAAACCAAGTCATCACAGATGAAACTCAGAGAGAGCAAGGGGCGCCACTCAATCCAGTCTGCAATGGTGACAAAGCCCGCAATAAAAAACTGATGGTCTGTGACCCATCAATTAGTCCTTCACCAGAAAGTGAACCAGATGAGAGGTTCTCAGAGTCACAGGTCCTATCTTCTCCTGAAGGATCGATGGTGTTTTCTTCCTCACAGAGCAGCCCATATCGTAGTCAGGACTCTGTGGAGCCTCTATTGCCAAGAGTGGAAGAAACATCCAAGAGTGACTTGGagagcaaaaaacaagaaaagacaaCACAAAAGAGTGTATATGTCAGCTTGAACATGTTTGAACAAAGTGATGTTAGGTGA